The proteins below are encoded in one region of Hordeum vulgare subsp. vulgare chromosome 3H, MorexV3_pseudomolecules_assembly, whole genome shotgun sequence:
- the LOC123439717 gene encoding transcription factor bHLH150-like — protein MISIGGSSSSSSSSAAAGVRMGGAKRRGKPGGAAPGAAGPPQTKWRSGTQERIYGRRLLDALRATRSGAASSAHHTQPRAVKAAADSALALTARGQSRWSRAILLAGAASCRRRVLVKAGGKIRRHRRPQARAAAAASKAAAAGEPPVLKEKKVKDRLRVLGRLVPGCRKLQAPDLLEETADYVAALEMQVKAMRALADALAAAQLSSPPPPSATGEDEAEMER, from the coding sequence ATGATCTCTATAGGCGGGTCGTCgtcttcctcgtcgtcgtcggccGCGGCGGGTGTCCGGATGGGCGGGGCCAAGCGGCGGGGGAAACCGGGCGGGGCCGCGCCGGGGGCCGCCGGACCGCCGCAGACCAAGTGGCGCAGCGGCACGCAGGAGAGGATCTACGGCCGGCGCCTGCTGGACGCGCTGCGGGCCACGCGGTCCGGCGCCGCGTCCTCCGCGCACCACACGCAGCCGCGCGCCGTCAAGGCGGCCGCCGATTCCGCGCTGGCGCTCACGGCGCGCGGACAGTCGCGCTGGAGCCGCGCCATCCTGCTGGCCGGCGCCGCGTCCTGCCGCCGCCGCGTGCTCGTCAAGGCCGGCGGGAAGATCCGACGCCACCGCCGCCCGCAGGCGCGCGCCGCGGCCGCTGCGTCCAAGGCCGCGGCCGCCGGCGAGCCACCGGTGCtcaaggagaagaaggtgaaggaccGGCTCCGCGTGCTGGGCCGGCTCGTCCCGGGCTGCCGGAAGCTGCAGGCCCCCGACCTGCTCGAGGAGACGGCCGACTACGTGGCCGCGCTGGAGATGCAGGTCAAGGCCATGCGCGCGCTCGCCGACGCGCTCGCTGCGGCGCAGCTATCCTCGCCTCCCCCGCCGTCCGCCACCGGCGAGGACGAGGCCGAGATGGAGAGGTGA